One Immundisolibacter sp. genomic window carries:
- a CDS encoding cytochrome c, producing MIFRTWRGALAVALAWSCLTQAGGRAPDPALAELGGQLYLQMCRQCHGQALQSSGAAAADLRQFPPDDPQRFHESVMHGKNGMPAHDDILTDEDIDALFAYVTATQQAQRQ from the coding sequence TTGATCTTCCGGACGTGGCGCGGCGCGCTTGCCGTCGCGCTGGCCTGGAGCTGTCTCACACAGGCCGGCGGGCGGGCGCCCGATCCGGCCCTCGCCGAGCTGGGCGGCCAGCTCTATCTGCAGATGTGCCGACAGTGCCATGGCCAGGCATTACAGAGCAGCGGGGCGGCGGCCGCCGATTTGCGTCAGTTTCCGCCGGACGATCCGCAGCGCTTCCATGAGTCGGTGATGCACGGCAAGAACGGCATGCCGGCCCACGACGACATCCTTACCGACGAAGACATCGACGCATTGTTTGCTTACGTAACAGCGACGCAGCAGGCACAGCGGCAATGA